TCCTATTTTATGGGTTAAATAAGAACAGGTACTGCGCATCGGCGGAAACGGATCCGGCTTGTTTTAAAATGAAAGTTTTATCGCAACCATTTATATTAGGAGAAATATGAATATAGTCCTGGCATATGGCATTCTTGGATTCAAATCCGTGCCTTTTACAGATATAGAGTACTTCAACGGCATCCAAAAACATCTCGAAAACAGGTTCCAGGCTCGGGTATTGATCGCTGGAGTTGCACCTGTAGCCGGTATTGAGGTGCGCGGCAACCAACTGAAGCGTAAAATTCTTGAGGCGCTAGGCCAGACCGGCACGCCGCCCGTCCTGGACCCGGACAAGAAAGTGCATATCATTGCCCATAGCATGGGAGGACTGGACAGCCGTTACATACTGTCTCCGGCCAATCCCGACAATATTGCCGATCATGTCTGCTCATTGACCACCATCGGCACGCCGCATCAGGGCTCGCCGCTGGCCGATCTTTGCGAATCACTCGTGGACGGCGAATCCGATATGCCGCTGCTGGGAGCCATTGAAGGCATCATTCGCGACATAGTCAGTAAATTCCTTTGGTTTGATGCCGTGCATGACTTGACTACGGAGTCCATGCGTAAATTCAACGAGATTTACATTGATAATCCGCAGGTCGACTATTTCTGCATCGCCGGCGAAGGGCGCGAGGGCGATGAGTCATCAAAGACCTGCAAGCTGCTGCTGCCGGCGCATCGGTACATCAAGAGAATGACGGACGAGGAAAACGACGGCACGGTGCCGGTTTCTTCCGCCCAGCGCGACGGCTGGGAAACCCTTTCTCCGCCTTGGCCGGCCGATCATTTCGATGAAGTCGGGCATGATCTGGATAGGGGCGTGAACAGCACGCCTGATCACTTCGATCATCTGCGCAAATACGAGGAAATTGTGGAGCGTTTGCGGGAGCTGCCAGGACAATTGAGCTGACAATGTACGCGATGCTCATCGGCCGCGCCAAGTGTAGAGATTTCTAGAGGTAGGCTGGGTTGATAAACCCAGCATTTCGGCCACCCATGCTGGGTTTCCGCTAAAGCTCCAACCCAGCCTACACAATTTATCTCACAAATCCAGAATCACCGCCGCATCCCCGCCGGAGAACTGTAACTATCAAGAACGGCAATGTAATTGGTGCGCTCGAATGATTTGGGATCGGCACAGAACTGCTGGCTCAAACGGCCTTTCATTTCCTTGACTGAGGCGTACTCATGCTGCTCCATCCAGGCCATCAGGCCGGCTTTGATGCGCGTCAGCTGTTCCGGCCCGTGCAGCAGCAAAGTGGCGCACAGGTGCGTGACATCGGCGCCGGCCAGCAGCAGCTTGATGGCATCAGCGGCACCATGCACGCCGCCGGTCGCGGCCATCGACAATTTGACCCGGCCGTAAAGAATGGCGATCCAGCGCATGGCCAGCAACGCGTCAGCGGAGGTGGAAAGATGCAGTTGCGGGATGATTTGCAGAGTGTCGATATCCATGTCGGGCTGGTAGAAACGGTTGAACAACGCTACGGCATCGGCCCCTTCGTTTTCCAGCTCCCTGATAAAATGGGGCAGCGCGCTGAAATAAGGCGACAGCTTCATCGCAATCGGAATATGCACCTTATGGCGCAATGTCCGCAGCAATTCCAGATAGCGGTTTTCCACGTCCATATTGGTTTCATAGGGATCGGTGTCCAGATAATAGACATTCAGCTCCAGCGCGTCGGCGCCGGCCTCTTCGAGCAATTTGCCGTTTTCCACCCAGCCGTTCAGGGAAATGCCGTTAAGGCTGGCGATAATCGGGATGTTCAGCGCAGTTTTCAAGGCCGCGAGATGCTCCAGATACTGATCCAGCCCCGGTTGAAAACAGCTGTCGAAAGGCAGAAAACTCTCGGCTTCGGGATGCCCTATGGTCTGATGAATCAGAAAGCGCGCCGTCATTTTTTCTTCGTTGCGCAGTTCTTCCTCAAACAGCGAATACATGACCAAAGCCGAAGCGCCGGCGTCTTCCAGACGGCGCGCCGAATCGACGCTGCGCGACAGTGGCGATGATGAAGGCACGAGCGGATTGTCCAGTTTAAGCCCCATGTAGTTTGTGCTCAGATCTATGCTGCTCATGGTCGATCTACTCCTGTTCGTTTTTATTTTCTGTGCCGAACGGCTGCTCGGCCTGCAGGCGGTAATGCCGATAGCGGTCGTTCACATCGCGCTGCGCCTGCTGCATGAGCTGTTCCGAGCGCTCGGCATGCGTGCGGCTGAGGATGCTGAAGCGCGCTTCGGTCATGGCGAAATCCCGGTAAGGAATGGAAGGCTTCTGACTGTCCAGGACCAGCGGATTCCGGCTCTGCGCCGCCCGCCTCGGATCGAAACGCAGCAAAGGCCAGTGCCCGCTGCGCACAGCCAGATCCTGCTGGCGCAGATCGTTGGACATGTCGACGCCATGGGCAATGCAAGGGCTGTAAGCAATGATCAACGAGGTGCCCGGATAGGATTCGGCTTCCAGAAACGCGTGCAGGGTCTGGATATCCTTGGCACCAAAAGCCACCTGGGCCACATAGACCTGTTCGTAATCCATCGCCAGACGCGCCAGATCTTTTTTGGGCGTGGTCTTGCCGGCCGCCGAAAACTTGGCGACGGCGCCCCGCGGCGTGGCCTTGGAAGTCTGGCCGCCGGTATTCGAATATACCTCCGTATCGAGCAGCAAAATATTCACATCACGGCCGGATGCCAGCACATGATCCAGGCCGCCGAAGCCGATATCATAGCCCCAGCCGTCGCCGCCGATAATCCAGACGCTACGCCTGACGAGATTTTCCGACACTTTCAGCAGCCGGCCTGCGGCATCGGCAGCGATGCCTTGCAATCGCTGGTTCAGCTCGGCGACGCGATGGCGCTGGTCATAGATGCCCGCCTCGTCGCTTTGGTCGGCATCGAGAATCGCATCAGCCAGTTCCTGGCCGACCTGCCCGCGCAGGCTTTGCAGCAGCTCGCGCGCGTATTGAGACTGCTGATCTATCGCGACGCGCATGCCCAGGCCGAATTCGGCATTGTCCTCGAACAAGGAATTGGACCAGGCAGGACCGCGCCCTTCGGCGTTTTTAGTCCACGGCGTCGCCGGCAGATTGCCGCCATAGATGGACGAGCAGCCGGTCGCATTGGCTATCACCATGCGGTCGCCGAACAATTGGCTGACCAGCCGCAGGTACGGCGTTTCGCCGCAGCCCGGGCACGCACTCGGAAACTCGAACAAAGGCTGCAGATGCATGGCTTCGGGCAGTTTGTTGTGGTGCAGCAGACGGCGGTCCGGCTCCGGTATCTGCAGGAAGAAATTCCAGTTATCGCGTTCCTGAGCACGCAGCGGCGGCTGCGGATGCATATTGACGGCTTTCCGCTCGGGATCGTCGCGGTCGCGGATCGGGCAGACCTGCACGCACAGGGTACAGCCGGTGCAGTCTTCGGGCGCAACCTGGTAACTGATCAAAAGATCGTTGCCTAAGGCCTTGCTTTTGACCGGCACGGATTTGAAGGTCGGCGGCGCCTTTTCGATGCTGTCGGCGATAAACAGTTTGCTGCGAATCACGCTGTGCGGACAGACAAACACACACTTGCCGCACTGAATGCAGATATCGGGTTCCCAGACCGGAATCTCCAGGGCCAGATTGCGCTTTTCGAACGCGGAAGTGCCGGTTTTAAAGGTGCCGTCTGGCTCAAAACGGCTGACCGGCAGAAAATCGCCGCGTCCTGCAATCATCTCGGCCGTCAGGCGTTGCACATAATCAGACGCGTCGGCGGCCACGGCAGGCGGCATTTCGATCGCGCTGCCCGCCTGCTCAGGCACGGCGATCTGATGCAATTGGGCAAGCGCCGAGTCGATGGCCTCAAGATTGGCCTGCAGTATGCGTTTTCCAGCCTTGGCATAGGTTTTCTGCCCGGCCGCCCTGATTGCATCCAGCGCCTCGTCGAGCGGAATAATAGAGGTCAGCGCGAAGAAACAGGTCTGCATGACCGTATTGATGTGCCGGCCCAGGCCGCAGTTTCTGGCGATGGCATAGGCATCGATCGCGTAAAAGGCGATGTTTTTTTCGATGATGGCCTCCTGGAAACTGCGCGGCAGACTGTCCCAGACCTGATCGGCGCCGACAGAGGTATTCAGCAGAAACACCGCCCCCGGAGCCGCTTTGTCGAGCATGGGGTAGCGCTCCAGAAACACCGACTGATGACAGGCGACAAAGCTGGCTTCGTTATCGCCGATCAGATAGCTGGAGCGGATTTTCTCCGGGCCGAAACGCAGGTGAGAAACCGTGACAGCACCCGCTTTCCTGGAGTCATAGACAAAATAACCCTGAACATTGAGCTGCGATTTATCGCCGATGATCTTGATGGAATTCTTGTTGGCGCTGACCGTGCCGTCGCTGCCCAATCCGAAGAAAACGGCGCTGACCGTAGCTTTAGCGGCATCGGTCCGAAATGACGGGTCCCAATTCAGATGGGTCTGCGTCACATCATCGATAATGCCGACCGTGAACGGGTTCTTGGGCCGTTCTTTGGTCAGTTCATCGAAGATGCCTTTGACCATGGCCGGTGTAAATTCTTTCGAAGACAGGCCGTAACGGCCGCCGACAATTTTGGGCAACTGGGCAAACTTGGGATTGTCGCCCAGATAATTCTGTGTGACAGCGGTCAAAACATCTTTGTATAGAGGCTCGCCATCGGCGCCCGCTTCCTTGGTCCTGTCCAGAACCGCCAGGCTGCGCAACGTGGCCGGCAAGGCGTCAATCAGCGCATCGGCTGCAAACGGACGGAACAGGCGGACTTTCAGCACCCCGACTTTTTCCCCGCGCGCGGTTAAATGACAAACGGTTTCCTCAGCGGTTTCAGCGCCGGAACCCATCAGCACGATGACCTGTTCGGCATCTTCGGCGCCTATATAGTCAAACAGGTGATACTGGCGTCCGGTCAGTCCGGCGAAACGGTCCATCGCCGCCTGCACGATGCCGGGCATGGCTTGATAATACGGATTGATGCTTTCCCGCGCCTGAAAAAACACGTCAGGATTCTGGGCGCTGCCGCGCAGGACGGGATGATCCGGCGACAGGGCGCGCCGGCGGTGCTGATGTATCAGATCGTCGTCGAGCATGGCGCGAACAGTCTCTTCATCGACGGGATTGATCGTGGCAATCTCGTGCGAAGTCCTGAAACCGTCGAAAAAATGCACGATAGGAATGCGCGCGGCCAGCGTTGCCGCCTGCGCAATCAGGGCAAAGTCCATGACTTCCTGCACAGAATTGGCCGACAAGAACGCAAAGCCCGTTGCCCGGGCCGCCATCACATCGCTATGATCCCCGAAGATCGACAAAGCGTGCGCCGCCAGCGTGCGGGCCGCGATATGAAAGACGGCTGACGTCAGTTCGCCGGCAATTTTGTACATATTCGGAATCATCAGCAGCAATCCCTGCGAGGCTGTAAAGGTCGTGGTCAGCGCGCCATTTTGCAAGGCGCCATGCACGGCGCCGGCCGCGCCGCCTTCACTTTGCATTTCTATCACCTGCGGCTGCGCGCCCCAGATATTCCTGCGTCCTTCCGAGGCCCAGGTGTCGGCCCACTCCCCCATGGGCGAGGCCGGCGTAATCGGATAGATGGCGATGACTTCGTTGGCCAGGTAGGCGACCTTCGCGGCCGCTTCGTTGCCGTCAATCGTGATGTTGGTTGGTTTTGGCATCAATCGTCCCCGTAAAATAACAACTTTCAGGTCCTCGTGGTTCTGTCGCAACTATTCGATGTTGAGTTGCATTATTGATTCCTTTGTGACAATCGGGACATCAAAATATTCGCCCTTTTTCCGGGACAGTCTCACAATCATCAGTTATTGGCATCAAATCGCAGCTTAAGCTCTTGAAGAGTGAACAGAATTTGGGATCCTCTGTCTTAATCTCAAATACAACCTGATTTTCTCCACAGTATATCCCTTGATTTGTCAATCAAACAAAAACAGAGGTGTGTCATGGCATTAAAAGAAGACTTTGAAAACTTGCTCGAATCCTTGAAAACCGAGCGTGATGAGATCAAGCTGAAACTTCATCTAGGCTCTATGGAAGCCAGGGAAGAATTTGAGAATGTCGAAAAAAACTGGAGCGCTTTTAGCCAAAAAGCGAGTGATATTGCTGATGATACAGTGGAAACTTCAGAGGAGTTTATCGAAAAAGCCAAAATAGTCGGCGAAGAATTGAAAGCAACCTATGACCGGATCAGAACGAGATTATCTAAATGATTATCCGCTTTGCATCGGGATACAGGATATTGGACTGCTTCATACATCAATGTAGGAAGTGCCTTTCAACTGTATAAAAAAACGCCCCACGCCTTTTTTTAAGGCATGAGGCGTTCCATTATCTTAGTCTAAACGGAGTGGTTTAGATTATAAAGATACTGATAAAGCAGTGCCGACAGTAAGAGACGCGCCTGCTTGCAGATTTACAGCTGGCAACAAGGCGTCAACTGTTCCAACTACTGATCCCAGAACACCATTTACCAGAGTCAGAGTGCTGCCCAGCAGAGAATCCAAACCTAAGAGCGCGCCAGCTGAAACATTGTCCATCTGAGCATCAGTCAAAGTCACAGGCTCAGCAGAAGCCAAACCAGTTGCAGTTAAAAGGATGCCTGCTGCCAAAACTTTCATCATTTTATTTTTCATAACAATAATCTCTACTTTAGTATTATTAATATTATTAACACATAACCCACCCTGAACCTATCAGAATGGGGTATTTACCGTAGTGTTTTAATTTCCCAAAACACTTGGCAAATTCCTTACATACCCAAAAACTGAACCGTACAGCTACACCATAAAAAAGAACGAATAATAAAGCATTATTCAGCGTCGAATTATTTTTGTGATTCGCTTCACATTTTCGTAATTATTGGGCATAAAATTCCGCAAATTTTTGTATTATTATCAACCTGTCCTGAACCTATCAGGATGGGAGGCGTTTGCTATAGTGTTTTAATTTTACCAAAACACTTAGCAGATTCCTTGCATGCCCAAGAAATTGAGTCGCCAAACACACTCGAATAATCAACTGAATAATAAAGCATTATTCAGCACTGAATATTCTGTGAACACTTCTCATTTTTAATTATCGGGCATGAAATTCGCAAGACTTTAGTATTATTAACATAACCCATCCTGAACCTATCGGGATGGGCTTTTTTACCTTCGTGTTTCAAATTATCTTCCAAACACTTGGTAAGTCCCATGCATACCCTGGAAATCGAGTCACACGGCCACGCCAAAAGATGACTTAACTAAAAAGTATCATCCGGCACTAATTCTGTGACCGACGTCTCATTTTTCTAATTTCTGGACATTAAACCCCACATATCTTTTGTGCGATTTAATTTAATTCAATTCAATTTAATTTAGCAAGATTTAATTTAATATTTGTTAATATATTTTTGCGAGAGCGATACAGAATCAGGTTCAGCATTGAGATATAACCTTCTTTTTGTTACGTATTATCGCAAGAACTGCCGCTAAAGTATTTTAGGATAAATTCCTTTTTTAATTGCAGGGAGTGGAGTATGTAACGTAGGGAAGCGGGAAAAGTCCTTATCATTCTATCGCAGTCCATATGCGACATTAGAAAAGTATTTCTCTACTGAAAAAATTGAGAACGCCCTATGCCTTTCTGAAAGCATAGTGCGTTCCATTACCATAATCTAAACGGAATCGCTCGGATTATAAACTTACTGCTAAACCAAGACCTACAGTGGCAGTTGCGCCTAATTGCAGATCTACAGCTGGCAACAAGGCACCAACTGCTCCAACGACTGAGCCGAGAAGACCGTCTACCAAGGTCAGAGTGTTGCCCACCAACGCGTCCAGCCCCAAAAGAGCACCCGCTGAAACATTGTCCATCTGAGCATCAGTCAAAGTCACAGGCTCGGCAGAAGCCAAACCGGTTGCAGTTAAAAGGACGCCTGCTGCCAATGTTTTCATCAGTTTACTTTTCATATTATTATCTCTATTTTTTGTATTATTAACATAACCACCCAGAACCTATCAGGATGGGGTTTACTTGCTATAGCGTTTCAAATTATTTCCAAAACACTTGGCAAATTCCTCATATAACCAAGAAATTGAGCCTCGCAGCCGGACCAAAAAAATCCCGTACAAAACCTATCCAAAGATAAATTGCTCATTTTCTTGATCGCAGAACATAAAACTCCATTTTTAATTTAAGCTTTCCTTAACTTACTCTTAAGCATCACTTAAGTTTAATTTACACTGGCCTATCGCCTATTTCCGTGAAATGGATCGCATTTTTAATAACACTACCCAGTCAAACCAGAGACACGTTTCACATTTCTCACATATTTTTGAAATCTCGCATTGACAGACAACATATGCTGAACTACCAGTGAGCAGAAAATTAACAAGATTATCAATGTCATATGATAATCTCATTAAAATCACCTCCCGATTCCGGTAAAACTTCAAATTTGTGAATCAAGCACAATTTTGAGACTGGTTTGAAAATATATCTAACCCAAATAAATCACCTTAGTCAGGTATGTAGTTATGTCTTATTTAAGTCAGCACGCACTTTTCAGAGCATTGCTGAGCAGGATTTTTTAAAAATGCACGCGGTGCATACCTACAAAATTATATGAAAACCCCGAATGACTATATGCGGCTATATATAGACAAACATTTATTCTTTGGCAGCCTGCATTGCTCTTTGTGTCTCAGAGGGTATTCTCCTGTATAAGACCCATGGATGAAGTGAATGCAGGGAAATGATTAGATTACTTCTCTATCCAAGCAGCTTTCGGCAATCGCTTTCCATTCTGCCAACATTAAGTGATTTAAGCACTCTCCCCTAGTGTTGGCGCCCCCACTCTACAACGCAGTCCGTGGATTTTATGCATTCACCATGCCTCCGTAATTCAGCGATTGCTGAAAACGGCCGATATCCCGGAGCAACTCCCAATAACATGGCAGATACAAAGCTTTATATCTCGGGACTTATGCAGTAGTCTGCCTGTTCAACCGCCGAAACCAGCGGTTTTAAAACCTGTGGGGGCAGCTTCGCCTAGAGCGCCTACTGTTGGCAATCGATCCACAGGCTTGCGTAAGTCCTGAATGATTAAAAATCATCCTGCTCATATCTGACACTGAGGTATTTTTTTGTATTTAATGTTTAGAAACGTACATTAAGATCGGAGCGCGAAAGGAGTTCATGTCATCCTATTGCAGGATGCATGCGATGCCAGGAAAGGCAGAATGAAAGTGAAAAAAGTGGAAATGAAAAAGCCCTATGCCCTTCGAAAAAGGCATAGGGCATTCCATTACCTTAAACTAGATGGAACGACTTAGATTATAAGGAAACTTGTAAACCAAGCCCTAGACTGATAGATGTGGCTAATTGCAGATTTACAGCTGGCAGCAAGGCATCAACTGCTCCAACGACTGAGCCGAGAAGACCGTCTACCAGGGTCAGAGTGCTGCCCACCAACGCGTCCAGCCCCAAAAGAGCACCCGCTGAAACATTGTCCATCTGAGCATCAGTCAAAGTCACAGGCTCGGCAGAAGCCAAACCGGTTGCAGTTAAAAGGACGCCTGCCGCCAATGTTTTCATCAGTTTACTTTTCATATTATTATCTCTATTTTTAGTATTAACATAACCCACTCTGAACCTGTCAGGATGGGGCTTACTTGCTACAGTGTTTCAAATTATTTCCAAAACACTTGGCAAATTCTTGACGTAACTGCTGCAGCTGAAACACAAGTTGGCGCACAGCAATCGATCTCTCACCGAAATTAGTTGCCGATGCAGTTGAAGATTGGGCGGTATCCATACAAAAAAGTCTCCAGGAGAAGGTAACTATCGTAGAAATTAAGTCATTTCCACTTGTACATGACATCCTTGTGTTCGGACCACTCCCTGTCCTTTGTCATCGACATCTTAAGGTCGCGGAATTTAATCATCGATATGATTTTAAGCTTAACTTAAGATTAATCGAATTCATTGGTCTACTCAACATAGGCGTAGGTATTAATTGGTTATTTTGTGACATTCATCACAGTTTTTTAACAAAAATGAACTGTTCTGTGCATTCATACGGGCTGGCATTTCCGAAAAACTCTCTAAAGCGGCACTATGTCGGAATCAAAAAACCAGAGCCGACGTTTGCTTTCCGTCCAAGTGCCGAAAGTTGATTACTAGTGTTTAATTGCGCTAATAGAATTAATTATGATTTATACTAGGCCTTATGCCTAGAAAAGCCATAGAAATCCTATTAACAGACGAACAAAAAGCCCGGTTGGAGAAAATCACGCGCAGCCATAGCGCCGAGCGTAGATGGGTTGAACGAGCCGGTATTAT
This is a stretch of genomic DNA from Methylobacter sp. YRD-M1. It encodes these proteins:
- a CDS encoding esterase/lipase family protein, with the translated sequence MNIVLAYGILGFKSVPFTDIEYFNGIQKHLENRFQARVLIAGVAPVAGIEVRGNQLKRKILEALGQTGTPPVLDPDKKVHIIAHSMGGLDSRYILSPANPDNIADHVCSLTTIGTPHQGSPLADLCESLVDGESDMPLLGAIEGIIRDIVSKFLWFDAVHDLTTESMRKFNEIYIDNPQVDYFCIAGEGREGDESSKTCKLLLPAHRYIKRMTDEENDGTVPVSSAQRDGWETLSPPWPADHFDEVGHDLDRGVNSTPDHFDHLRKYEEIVERLRELPGQLS
- a CDS encoding dihydroorotate dehydrogenase-like protein → MSSIDLSTNYMGLKLDNPLVPSSSPLSRSVDSARRLEDAGASALVMYSLFEEELRNEEKMTARFLIHQTIGHPEAESFLPFDSCFQPGLDQYLEHLAALKTALNIPIIASLNGISLNGWVENGKLLEEAGADALELNVYYLDTDPYETNMDVENRYLELLRTLRHKVHIPIAMKLSPYFSALPHFIRELENEGADAVALFNRFYQPDMDIDTLQIIPQLHLSTSADALLAMRWIAILYGRVKLSMAATGGVHGAADAIKLLLAGADVTHLCATLLLHGPEQLTRIKAGLMAWMEQHEYASVKEMKGRLSQQFCADPKSFERTNYIAVLDSYSSPAGMRR
- the nifJ gene encoding pyruvate:ferredoxin (flavodoxin) oxidoreductase, with product MPKPTNITIDGNEAAAKVAYLANEVIAIYPITPASPMGEWADTWASEGRRNIWGAQPQVIEMQSEGGAAGAVHGALQNGALTTTFTASQGLLLMIPNMYKIAGELTSAVFHIAARTLAAHALSIFGDHSDVMAARATGFAFLSANSVQEVMDFALIAQAATLAARIPIVHFFDGFRTSHEIATINPVDEETVRAMLDDDLIHQHRRRALSPDHPVLRGSAQNPDVFFQARESINPYYQAMPGIVQAAMDRFAGLTGRQYHLFDYIGAEDAEQVIVLMGSGAETAEETVCHLTARGEKVGVLKVRLFRPFAADALIDALPATLRSLAVLDRTKEAGADGEPLYKDVLTAVTQNYLGDNPKFAQLPKIVGGRYGLSSKEFTPAMVKGIFDELTKERPKNPFTVGIIDDVTQTHLNWDPSFRTDAAKATVSAVFFGLGSDGTVSANKNSIKIIGDKSQLNVQGYFVYDSRKAGAVTVSHLRFGPEKIRSSYLIGDNEASFVACHQSVFLERYPMLDKAAPGAVFLLNTSVGADQVWDSLPRSFQEAIIEKNIAFYAIDAYAIARNCGLGRHINTVMQTCFFALTSIIPLDEALDAIRAAGQKTYAKAGKRILQANLEAIDSALAQLHQIAVPEQAGSAIEMPPAVAADASDYVQRLTAEMIAGRGDFLPVSRFEPDGTFKTGTSAFEKRNLALEIPVWEPDICIQCGKCVFVCPHSVIRSKLFIADSIEKAPPTFKSVPVKSKALGNDLLISYQVAPEDCTGCTLCVQVCPIRDRDDPERKAVNMHPQPPLRAQERDNWNFFLQIPEPDRRLLHHNKLPEAMHLQPLFEFPSACPGCGETPYLRLVSQLFGDRMVIANATGCSSIYGGNLPATPWTKNAEGRGPAWSNSLFEDNAEFGLGMRVAIDQQSQYARELLQSLRGQVGQELADAILDADQSDEAGIYDQRHRVAELNQRLQGIAADAAGRLLKVSENLVRRSVWIIGGDGWGYDIGFGGLDHVLASGRDVNILLLDTEVYSNTGGQTSKATPRGAVAKFSAAGKTTPKKDLARLAMDYEQVYVAQVAFGAKDIQTLHAFLEAESYPGTSLIIAYSPCIAHGVDMSNDLRQQDLAVRSGHWPLLRFDPRRAAQSRNPLVLDSQKPSIPYRDFAMTEARFSILSRTHAERSEQLMQQAQRDVNDRYRHYRLQAEQPFGTENKNEQE